The region CGCTGGTTtgtgtcctgtgtctgtgaTTCATTACAGTTGATATTTGAAAACACTGAGCTGGGAATCCCCCGACGGGAAACAACACAGTGCAGAAGACCTCATATTTAATGAATTTACAAAGGGTTGCATTCCATTGATTTGCAGAATTGCCCAAAACATGCAACCAAAGCTGCAGTTTAAAGCTAAGACTTGGTCCTGTGTAAATTCTCTGTTGTTTAccttccccacccctccctccccacaggtTTTTAACATACCCACTGGCCCCCAGCTTAGTTCTTCTCATGGCTAGCGGGAAGATATGGATGGCATAAAACAGCGAAAATGAAAACGCGAACTCACAAAGAATCGGTGAGACCCTCTTTAATCTCAATTGCATGGGAAGCGGTGGGGAACCagaagaaatgcatttttcacacaAACTAACACAAGTTGGGGAGGGAGGCAGCGGGAGGGGAGCGGGGTAGCAGTTGTTTTTCGGCGCCACTTGCCGAACACTTACAGGCGAATTTACCAAATATCTCTaccccttttttgttttttcgctcCCTTGCTATTGCCCCCTCTGCCTCTTCCCCCCCCAGATGCCCATGCGCAGTGGGCGGAGACGGGGGGGCAGCGAGGAGAGGAGGGGTAGACGCCCTCACCCCAGCCCCTCTCGTGCCGAACGAAGCGACAGGCAAACGGTGAGTCTCCCTCTCGCTGGCGCTGGCTGACGCGGTGAGCGTGTGCACGTTTTGCCACGGTCGGCCtgcgtgcgcatgcgtgtgccGTCCGTTAAATCTGTTCAGCATTAATGAACGTGTAACTAATCACTGTCTGCGCTCACGTCATTGGTGTAGCTGCCATTCACAAGGCCTCGCAGTGCTATGTAAGCTATAACATCTGGCAGTCCCTCTGTTTGGGAGTGTTTTGCAAAGAATgctttgatttttttccccgTCTATCAGTGCATTGCTATGTGTGGCAGTATCTGGTAACGCGGTTTGTAAATATGGATGCTATTATCACTGTTGGCAGAGAGCCTCTGGAGAGGAGTTGGCTGGAGGACGCGTCAATCGCCGAACGCAAGGCCATGACTCTTCAGAGAGCGAAGGAGAGGGACTCGTGCCGCCACCTAAACGACAGAAGGCCCAAGTCAGTGTCTGATCTATGAGCAGTAATGCGATGCAGTCGGTTAAGGTGCGTGTTCGgtgtgcgttaaaaaaagtctGTCCCCTTATTTCCCCTTCCAGGATTCTTCTTCCTCTATTCCCCCTCCTTCTTCTCATCCGGCCGACACCTCTACCACCGTTCCGCCGCCACCCTCGGGTGCCAGCCAATCACGCGAGAGTGATAACGAAGATGGCCAATCACAGGGCAGCCGAAGCTCGGTTGGCGGGAGCTTGGCGAATAGCAGCAGCAGCTTGAGCAGTGGGCGGGACATCGACCAGGACAACCGTTCTTCCTCACCCAGCCTCTCTGCGTCCCCTCTGGCCAGTTTGGATTCGGAATCTGACTCCCCCGACTCACcaaaacagggagagagggacagagacagggggagggaggcaggacAGACGAAATCAGGAGGGGATGACAGGACGACCTCTGGAAGAGGGGAAGAGTCCGGAGCAGGGGAAAGGAGAGACGGGGATGTGGTGATGGAGGACAGTCCTGTTCTCAAGCCTtcctcctctctgcctccctccatTCGTGGAACGGGCGATTCGGCAAGCGAGAGTGGCAACCGGAAGTCCTACTTTTCCCTGGAGTCCAAACTTGCAAGCAAGATGGACTACCCGAACGCCGACGGCGCGCACAGTGGCAATCGAATGAACTCCAAAGCCGGCACTCAGTGTGTGTCAAAGGGCATGGCCAGTGGGGCAGaatacccccaccccaaccccagcGCCCCACACCCGCCGTCCCTGCCTCCGCCCCCTGCCCTCAAGCCTCTGGAGCTGGGACAAAACCTGCAGACGGACTCCAAGGCGGACAAAATGGAAAGGGCCGAGAAAGTTGACAAAACAGCCCCGCCTTCTCTGCTGCCCCAGATCACTCCCCTGCCCCAGCCGGCGCCCCCGCCCCACCCTCACCACTACAGTCCCACCGGATGGTCGGGGGGCGCAGGCCCCGGCACCGCCGGGAGCTGGGGCTTCTCCCGTTACCCGGGCAACCATCACCCGCAACAGCAACATCCCCcggtgcagcagcagcagttgccCTCCGTCTACAATCCCCCCGCCTCTCGACACCTGTCCCACCCTCCGtacctgccccacccccacagagAGTACCTCCCCAGGTACGCGGcaggggagcgggagaggggggttgagagggagaggggcggagTGAGGGACTTTGGGGGAAGAGATATCAGTAGGGAGTTCTCAGTCAGCCTCAGCGGCGGTAGCAGTAGCAGcgctagcattagcagcagtagcGGGAGCACTTGCGGTCCGAACGGGAACCAGGGAAGGGACTTTGGGAATCTGTCAGTGGGTCAGGGCCGTGAGTATACCGGGCTGGGCTCACAGGGTTCTGGCCGGGAGGGTTCTGGGCCCGGGCAGGGAGGGCGTGACTTTGCGTCAGGTTTTAcgtccagagagagagacagagaaagggacagGGAACCAGGGAGGGAGTTCACCctgcagaaccagaaccagaaccaaacCCAGAACCGGGACTTTGGTTCTGGTGGAGGCGGACACCCTAAGGAGAAGGAGGGCAGATGGGGGGAGTTTGCAGGGCagctgagagaggcaggggcCAATAGCAACGCCAGCAATAATGCCACCTCCTCCGCTAATGCCGTGACCCCAGCGGGTGGCTTGCCTGCCACCCCGCTGCTTAACCGTGACAACCGCGAGGCCCCAACTTCACCCCCGAACAGCACCCCCAGCCACCCTCCTCCACCTTCCCTGGCCCCCCTCTGCCAGCCACAGGCCTCCTCCAACAGAGACTACCCCCCCTCCATGGAGTTCactctgcagcagcagcagcaagcgTCGATGCAGTCCTCCCAGGGTTCTTCCTCTTCTGGCTCGGACACTCTCGGCTCTCACTTTCTGAGGGAATACCCCCCACCGGGGGCGAAAGAGTACCCCCCAGCCGTGCCTCCCTCCTCTGTCCCCCTTCCGGCCGGGCCCAGAGAGTACCCCAGCCCCACAAGCGCAGGAGGGGGGCTCAGCCGGGATTATCCTGGAGGGTCGCAGTTAGGCCTCGCTTCCCACCCACACTACCCCGGGCAGGCGGCCCCGccggggggcagagagagggaccgGGAGCGCGAGCGTGACGGCGGCTCATCGGCTCTGTTCGCCCGCACCGGCCAGCCCccgtccctctccccctcctcctgtcaCCCTCGCCCCCCTTCCGCCCCCTATCCCGCGCCTCCGCCGcctcctctcccaccccctGCCTCCCTCGCCCAGCCCCTCCCGCCCTCCAACCTCGGGGCCAACCACGCGCGGCCGGGACCGTACCATTCTTCCAATCAGACGCTGACTCCTCCCACTCCCCTGTCCCCTCTCCCCAGCCCctcggccaatcagatgccGGGATTCTCCTCCGCGGCGAACGCCCCTCTCCCGGCGTCGGGCACGGCCGCCGTGTGCGGTGCCGGTTTCAGGCCCTCCCCCTACCATGGCAACTTAAGTGGCCACGCCCCGTTTAATGCTTCCTATCACACCAACGGCAACAGCCTGAACAATCTGCCCAATaacggcagcagcagcagcagtggctcCAACCACAGCGCCACCGCTGGCAATAACAGCAGCAACGCTCACGCTCACTCGCTCTCGCCCCAAAACAATGGCAGCGCGTCAAAACTGCATCCAACTGTCGGAAACCCTGGAAGTGCTGTTTCGGCCCCTCCCTCCGGCGCCGCTCTTCCAGGAGACGGGCTCACCGATTCGTCCACGGCTCCGCCGCCGCCGCCCGTCATCAAGGAGGAGCCAATGGAGGAGCGGGAGGAAACGGACAGCCCGCCTCCTCCCCTGAGAAGTCCCTCGCCGGAGCCGAAGCCGGTGGATATCCCCATCcatgccagccaatcagcacggTGAGCCCACACGATTGGTCGGCGCGGGTGAGCATCTGATGTCTGGGTTTGCGTGCGGGTTTCATGCCAAGAAATGTGTTCGGACCATCTGCTCTATGTAGCTTTCCTTTCAGTCAGCCATTGAACCGGCATATTTCACTCGAGAGCAATTAGGCCGTTacagaagaaaatatgtttttcgtTGTCGGAAACAATGGTTCCAATGACGCGTGTTGAGCACGGGGCGTGCCGGGAGGTGACGGCGGTGTGTCTCGGCCGCAGGTTCCACAGGGTGCTGGACCGGGGCAACGGGAACTCCTGCGCCCGCAGCGACGTCCTGTTCGTGCCCCTGGACGGCTCCAAGCTCTGGAAGAAGAGGAACGAGGCCATCGAGCGCGCCAGGAGGGAGGTGGAGCAGAGAGCCAGGGACCTgcgggagaaggagagggagcgggagagggagaaggagagggagagggagagagaggtggaaaggCACCTGCAGGTAAGGTTTAGGGGGGATTTGATGGTCACAGGAAgctggggggggttgggggggctgAACACCACGAAGGCGAGGGGGCTaaagagggggggaaagagagggacggAGGTAAGATGGCAGAAGCGAACGGCCGAAAAACTACCGAGGAGAAGCGGGAGAGTTGTGTTTCACTGCAGTgccgtgtttgtgtttattgattttctctctcctgctctgcctgcctctcctctgtctgtctctctttcgcAGAAGGACAACAGCGGTGGCTCCGGCGGGGGAGTGGGCGGAGGGGGCCggcccgccccctccctcttcttccccccttcctcctccatcctcctggacccgtcctcctcctcctcggccgGCAACCCGGCgtcccaccccccgccccacgcccaccaccaccacccctcccaccacccccaccacgCGCACTCCCTGCACCCCGGCCACCACCTGCACCCCTCGCTCTCGCACTCCCTGCTCTTGCCCGCCATGGCGGGCGGGGGCGCGCCCATGGGGGCCCCCCAGGGAGCcctgggggtggggttaggggcccCGTACCTGGGCCCGGACACGCCGGCGCTGAGGACGCTCAGCGAGTACGCCCGGCCGCACGCCATGTCCCCGCTGAGCGCGGCCGGCAGGGTCCAAGGCCACCACCCCCACCTGCACCCGCACGCCCACCCGCACGCCCACCACCACGTGCACCCCTCCTTCTTCCTGCCCCAGTTCCAAAACCCCGCGCTGGCCCACCCGCACCACCTGCCCGCGGACGCCGCCAccgcggcggccattttgggctTCCTGTACGGGGGAGGGCTGGAAGGGGGCCCGGGAATGGGGGCTCACGGCATGGCCGGCCCCGGGCACGGAGGGATGGGGGGCAGCCTCGGCGGGGTGGGCTTTCCTCACGCGGTGGCGCACAGGG is a window of Conger conger chromosome 1, fConCon1.1, whole genome shotgun sequence DNA encoding:
- the atn1 gene encoding atrophin-1; translated protein: MKTRTHKESMPMRSGRRRGGSEERRGRRPHPSPSRAERSDRQTRASGEELAGGRVNRRTQGHDSSESEGEGLVPPPKRQKAQDSSSSIPPPSSHPADTSTTVPPPPSGASQSRESDNEDGQSQGSRSSVGGSLANSSSSLSSGRDIDQDNRSSSPSLSASPLASLDSESDSPDSPKQGERDRDRGREAGQTKSGGDDRTTSGRGEESGAGERRDGDVVMEDSPVLKPSSSLPPSIRGTGDSASESGNRKSYFSLESKLASKMDYPNADGAHSGNRMNSKAGTQCVSKGMASGAEYPHPNPSAPHPPSLPPPPALKPLELGQNLQTDSKADKMERAEKVDKTAPPSLLPQITPLPQPAPPPHPHHYSPTGWSGGAGPGTAGSWGFSRYPGNHHPQQQHPPVQQQQLPSVYNPPASRHLSHPPYLPHPHREYLPRYAAGERERGVERERGGVRDFGGRDISREFSVSLSGGSSSSASISSSSGSTCGPNGNQGRDFGNLSVGQGREYTGLGSQGSGREGSGPGQGGRDFASGFTSRERDRERDREPGREFTLQNQNQNQTQNRDFGSGGGGHPKEKEGRWGEFAGQLREAGANSNASNNATSSANAVTPAGGLPATPLLNRDNREAPTSPPNSTPSHPPPPSLAPLCQPQASSNRDYPPSMEFTLQQQQQASMQSSQGSSSSGSDTLGSHFLREYPPPGAKEYPPAVPPSSVPLPAGPREYPSPTSAGGGLSRDYPGGSQLGLASHPHYPGQAAPPGGRERDRERERDGGSSALFARTGQPPSLSPSSCHPRPPSAPYPAPPPPPLPPPASLAQPLPPSNLGANHARPGPYHSSNQTLTPPTPLSPLPSPSANQMPGFSSAANAPLPASGTAAVCGAGFRPSPYHGNLSGHAPFNASYHTNGNSLNNLPNNGSSSSSGSNHSATAGNNSSNAHAHSLSPQNNGSASKLHPTVGNPGSAVSAPPSGAALPGDGLTDSSTAPPPPPVIKEEPMEEREETDSPPPPLRSPSPEPKPVDIPIHASQSARFHRVLDRGNGNSCARSDVLFVPLDGSKLWKKRNEAIERARREVEQRARDLREKEREREREKEREREREVERHLQKDNSGGSGGGVGGGGRPAPSLFFPPSSSILLDPSSSSSAGNPASHPPPHAHHHHPSHHPHHAHSLHPGHHLHPSLSHSLLLPAMAGGGAPMGAPQGALGVGLGAPYLGPDTPALRTLSEYARPHAMSPLSAAGRVQGHHPHLHPHAHPHAHHHVHPSFFLPQFQNPALAHPHHLPADAATAAAILGFLYGGGLEGGPGMGAHGMAGPGHGGMGGSLGGVGFPHAVAHRDRVKPGFEFKSEERVYQPSTITDPALSLSHSHSHSLLLGGAAGGAAEVSLYGTPPPPAPPPPPLQNPGLAPANRNPNPAPQSLSAPPPSSLLPPSHPAPAVAPTPPAPAPPPAPPPAPPPAANPASSLHHSSTHSSFPHSLASHPQPAPAPAAPPENYPPQTRSPGVAERERSGERERERAAPPTGERERERERERGGGGGGGGGESLGRLQMLNVTPHHHQHSHIHSHLHLHQQDTAAGGVHPLMDPLASGSPLARLPYPGAALGPPILAHPLTDSEVLRQQLFGAPFRELPQPSSLSGPMSAAHQLQAMQQAQNAEIQIQRLALEQQWIHHHHHHSLTQDEYYSHLKKESDKTL